From the genome of Triticum aestivum cultivar Chinese Spring chromosome 1A, IWGSC CS RefSeq v2.1, whole genome shotgun sequence:
TGGTTCATTCATAGCACTAGTAGTTGCGTTGAGTTTATCCTCTATTTGTGGAGCAACAGAATCAAGTGCATTCTCCAATAGCACACAACATTCTAAATAGTTGGCTGCTTTATGTGCCAAATTGTGAAATTTATGAGACAAATCCTGGTACCGAAGTTGAGCTTCTAGTTTTGGATTTTCTACAACATTCCTTCCTTGCCTATCTTGTATACTTCCATTGCGTGCTTCTCTAGTCCATCTCTTTAAGACATAATGTGTTGGCATTGTCTTTATATTCAGCAAATCAAGAACTTTGAGACCATGTCCACACAATACTCCTGCCCTATTGAACATTCCACAACTACATGAAATGGTTTGGGTCAAAGGATCACTTATCACTATGCGCTCCTCCTCGAACTGTAAATCACCATGCAAACTCCCAATAGCAACACCAAATTTGTTATTTCCATCCAATACTCTACAACATGCAGCCATGGATCTTTCATACTCACCTTGGAAAGCTTCAAAAATAATTGGAGTATACACTTTGCTTGCTTGCACCAACATAGGTGTGAACATTTTGATTCTTGGTAATTTTTTCCTTGCCTCAAATTCAGATTCCAATTCCTTTCTTCTTTTCACTTCCATCGTCCTCTCAAAGTGCATCAAGAATCGAACAATATGAAAATCTGATTTCAAATGATTCTTCAATGCATTGTTGAAGCTCTCACTTAGTTGTGTACTCCTCACTCCCAAACTGAAGACATCTCTCATATAACATTCAGCCCATTTTTCCTTCACCTTGTAGATACTATCTAACCAAGTTTGCTTATGCACCTTTTGTCTCATATTATCAAACGCTTCTTCAAATTCTGCCTTGTCCTCATAACCATACATACATGCACCAAAATCAGTGAGAATGTGAGTCTCCTTTTCTTCATCTTCCacttcatcttcctcttcgtccttcACTGAAGATAAATGTTTGACAGCATTTTGCATTATGTGGAAGGTGCACAATCCATGATATGATTgcgtgaagacatgctctatagcTTTTCCCATTGCTATATCTTGATCCGTATAAATAGTTCTAGGTTGTCTTTCATTATGTGCTGCTAGAAAACTCTCAAAGAGCCATATAAACGAGTCTCGTGTTTCATCAAACATCAAGGCAGCACCAAAAATGGTGGTTTCTCTAAACTGATTGAGCCCAAGAAAAATACCAAATGGCCTATACTCTTTATTTGTGCCAAATGTGGTGTCAAATGTGACAACATCACCAAAGTGTGCATAATCAAGTAACATTTTAGCATCAACCCAGAATATGTTGGCAATATTCTCCTCACAATCGAGCTGCAAAGCATATTGAAATGATGGATTCTCAGCAACTTTGTCGCGAAAATACTTCAACATACTCCCAGCCTGTCCAAAAGCCAATTCTCTCTGTCTCTTGGTTCGCAAATGATTCTTTTGGTCCCGACAAGTATAGCCAAGGTTAAGCGGCCCACCAACTTTACGACAAGCAAACTCATGTGCGGCTTTTGGCATAATTCCAGAATCATCAGCGGTTTCTATCTCGAAAGCTTGCAGTTCTAAAATCTTTCTTTGTGAAGCCAACAAGTGGCGGGTTTGTGGCAATTGAAGGTAGTGGTTGTGTTCCAACACAATTTCAGTAATTTCATAATTTTCTGTCGCTCGATCCAATGTAATAACCATCCGAACTAGACAATCAATTCTTGTTTCAGCTCTAAAACGCTTTGGCTCACGTTTGGTTTGACATTTCCTTCTAAGACCCTCATTGGAACAAACAAATCTGCATGAAGTCACCTTTCCATCAAATTTGCTTTTGTTGGTGCATCTTTTCCTCACATCAAAGCCTATGTGACCCCCATATTCTACCCAAAACATCCAAGCCTCATTTGAATCTTTGAATCTCATACCAACTTGAGGTATCCTCTTGTCAATTTGTGCCATTGCACAACACTTTCACAATTGCATAATACCCAAATTCTGCCAAAATTCAAAACGACATGTATATCAGAGAAAAAACAAGCACGGATG
Proteins encoded in this window:
- the LOC123171937 gene encoding protein FAR1-RELATED SEQUENCE 5-like produces the protein MAQIDKRIPQVGMRFKDSNEAWMFWVEYGGHIGFDVRKRCTNKSKFDGKVTSCRFVCSNEGLRRKCQTKREPKRFRAETRIDCLVRMVITLDRATENYEITEIVLEHNHYLQLPQTRHLLASQRKILELQAFEIETADDSGIMPKAAHEFACRKVGGPLNLGYTCRDQKNHLRTKRQRELAFGQAGSMLKYFRDKVAENPSFQYALQLDCEENIANIFWVDAKMLLDYAHFGDVVTFDTTFGTNKEYRPFGIFLGLNQFRETTIFGAALMFDETRDSFIWLFESFLAAHNERQPRTIYTDQDIAMGKAIEHVFTQSYHGLCTFHIMQNAVKHLSSVKDEEEDEVEDEEKETHILTDFGACMYGYEDKAEFEEAFDNMRQKVHKQTWLDSIYKVKEKWAECYMRDVFSLGVRSTQLSESFNNALKNHLKSDFHIVRFLMHFERTMEVKRRKELESEFEARKKLPRIKMFTPMLVQASKVYTPIIFEAFQGEYERSMAACCRVLDGNNKFGVAIGSLHGDLQFEEERIVISDPLTQTISCSCGMFNRAGVLCGHGLKVLDLLNIKTMPTHYVLKRWTREARNGSIQDRQGRNVVENPKLEAQLRYQDLSHKFHNLAHKAANYLECCVLLENALDSVAPQIEDKLNATTSAMNEPCKDKENVEPNVQQTNEFLCSAQLKKKEVQSRNLRRKKGWLDKLLKGKRRSTKTTTPTKKGAKVCRYLHDLFIVQF